From Brucella pseudogrignonensis, a single genomic window includes:
- the mgtA gene encoding magnesium-translocating P-type ATPase, with protein sequence MNTNTKNKNVKTAPNSNHQSSQRLSMRAAREAQNSIETTLANVRGQLNGLTFAEARIRLQRDGRNEVAHERRPHALLQLLLAFKNPFVAVLTTLAVVSSFTDIIWPLKNGDDADYTGVSIIMTLVLLSGILRFWQEYRSCKAAEALQAMVRTTATVQRRPEVHSEPQFMELPIQELVAGDVIRLSAGDMIPADIRLIVSRDLFVSQAALTGESIPVEKYDTLGFVMEKSASGVIDADAGPLDLPNVCFMGTNVVSGTATALVVATGARTYFGSLAKVLVGSRAETSFDRGVNSVSWLLIRFMLVMVPLVMLINGITKGDWGEAFLFALAVAVGLTPEMLPMIVSSNLAKGAVALAQQKVVVKRINAIQNFGAMDVLCTDKTGTLTQDHIILEHHLDAKGKSNERVFKLAWLNSYHQSGMKNLMDQAVLNFAEKAGFGKDKFYQKVDELPFDFVRRRLSVVLEGPNNENLMVVKGAVEEMLAIATHLRDGPTILPLDQTQRDRLKALARSYNEDGFRVLLLGTRELTGDAVKPEYSTEDESDIVIEGFLTFFDPPKDSARAALAALRDYGVTVKLLTGDNEIVSVKVCREVGLEPGIPLLGREIEKFDDATLQKLVEERTVFAKLTPLQKSRVLKMLQANGHTVGFLGDGINDAPALCDADVGISVDSGADIAKESADIILLEKSLMVLEKGVIKGRETFGNIIKYLNMTASSNFGNVFSVLVASIFLPFMPMLAIQLLIQNLMYDISQLSLPWDRMDKEFVQKPRKWDAPNIGRFMIFVGPTSSIFDMTTFALMWYVFAANSVEMQSLFQSGWFIEGLLSQTLVVHMLRTKKIPFIQSTAAVPVMLMTALIMAIGIYLPFSSIGASVGLVPLPLSYFPWLVVTLVAYCVLAQITKALYIRRFGQWF encoded by the coding sequence ATGAATACCAACACGAAAAACAAGAACGTTAAGACGGCTCCAAATAGTAATCATCAGTCGAGCCAACGGCTTTCCATGCGGGCTGCGCGTGAAGCCCAAAACAGCATTGAAACCACACTTGCCAATGTGCGGGGGCAATTGAATGGCCTCACTTTTGCAGAAGCCCGCATTCGCTTACAGCGAGACGGTCGCAATGAGGTTGCTCATGAGAGGCGGCCTCATGCACTGCTGCAATTGCTGCTTGCTTTCAAGAATCCTTTCGTTGCAGTTCTGACGACGCTGGCCGTTGTCAGCAGCTTCACGGATATTATCTGGCCGCTTAAAAACGGTGACGACGCAGATTATACCGGCGTCAGCATCATAATGACGCTCGTGCTTTTGTCCGGCATTTTACGGTTTTGGCAGGAATATCGCTCCTGCAAGGCCGCCGAAGCCTTGCAGGCTATGGTACGTACCACAGCCACTGTGCAACGACGCCCGGAAGTTCATTCTGAGCCTCAGTTCATGGAATTGCCAATTCAGGAACTGGTGGCTGGTGATGTTATCCGGCTATCTGCTGGTGATATGATCCCGGCCGATATAAGGCTTATTGTTTCGCGCGATCTTTTTGTCAGTCAAGCTGCACTCACTGGCGAATCTATTCCGGTGGAGAAATACGACACGCTCGGCTTTGTGATGGAAAAATCAGCGAGTGGTGTCATTGACGCGGACGCGGGTCCGCTTGATTTACCCAATGTCTGCTTCATGGGCACCAATGTTGTCAGCGGTACTGCCACCGCACTTGTGGTCGCCACAGGAGCGCGTACCTATTTTGGTTCGCTGGCAAAAGTGCTGGTTGGATCGCGTGCCGAAACCTCGTTTGATCGTGGGGTGAACAGCGTAAGCTGGCTTTTGATCCGCTTCATGCTGGTAATGGTTCCACTCGTTATGCTGATCAATGGTATTACCAAAGGCGATTGGGGCGAGGCCTTTTTGTTTGCATTGGCAGTTGCCGTCGGCCTCACACCCGAAATGTTGCCGATGATCGTTTCATCCAATCTTGCAAAAGGTGCGGTTGCACTTGCGCAGCAAAAGGTGGTGGTTAAGCGCATCAATGCCATCCAGAACTTTGGAGCGATGGATGTGCTGTGCACTGACAAGACAGGCACGCTTACACAGGATCACATCATTCTTGAGCATCATCTGGATGCTAAGGGAAAAAGCAACGAACGTGTGTTCAAGCTTGCCTGGCTTAATAGTTATCATCAAAGCGGCATGAAAAATCTCATGGATCAGGCCGTGTTGAATTTTGCTGAAAAGGCGGGCTTTGGCAAAGACAAGTTCTACCAAAAGGTCGATGAGTTGCCCTTCGACTTTGTGCGTCGTCGTCTATCGGTCGTCCTTGAGGGGCCAAATAATGAAAATCTGATGGTGGTAAAAGGTGCGGTAGAAGAGATGCTTGCAATCGCAACGCATTTGCGTGACGGTCCCACCATTTTGCCACTTGATCAAACCCAGCGTGATCGGCTGAAAGCATTGGCCCGATCCTATAATGAAGATGGGTTCCGGGTGCTTCTGCTGGGAACACGCGAACTCACTGGCGATGCCGTCAAGCCGGAATACAGCACCGAAGATGAATCCGATATCGTTATTGAAGGATTTCTAACCTTCTTTGATCCGCCAAAGGATAGCGCACGCGCTGCCCTTGCAGCGCTTCGGGACTATGGAGTTACTGTAAAGCTTCTGACAGGTGACAATGAAATTGTCAGCGTCAAAGTCTGTCGTGAAGTGGGGCTGGAGCCGGGCATTCCGCTTTTGGGGCGCGAGATTGAAAAATTCGACGACGCTACCCTGCAGAAACTGGTCGAAGAACGCACTGTTTTTGCCAAGCTCACGCCGTTACAGAAATCGCGTGTTCTCAAGATGCTGCAGGCCAATGGTCATACAGTTGGATTTCTTGGTGACGGAATTAATGATGCCCCAGCCCTTTGCGATGCCGATGTCGGCATTTCAGTGGATAGTGGCGCGGATATTGCCAAGGAATCTGCCGACATCATACTGCTTGAAAAAAGCCTGATGGTGCTTGAGAAAGGTGTTATCAAAGGTCGCGAGACTTTCGGAAATATCATTAAATATCTCAATATGACGGCAAGTTCGAACTTCGGAAATGTCTTCTCAGTTCTGGTTGCCAGCATTTTCTTACCCTTCATGCCGATGCTGGCGATACAGCTTCTGATACAGAATCTGATGTACGATATTTCGCAGCTTTCCCTGCCTTGGGACCGAATGGACAAGGAGTTCGTGCAAAAACCACGTAAGTGGGATGCGCCCAATATCGGTCGGTTTATGATCTTTGTTGGACCGACGTCATCGATCTTCGATATGACGACTTTCGCACTTATGTGGTATGTGTTCGCAGCCAATTCGGTCGAAATGCAATCGTTGTTCCAGTCGGGCTGGTTCATTGAAGGGCTATTGTCGCAGACGCTGGTGGTCCACATGCTGCGCACGAAGAAAATTCCTTTCATTCAGAGCACAGCAGCTGTGCCGGTGATGCTCATGACAGCGCTCATTATGGCCATCGGCATTTATCTGCCATTCTCGTCGATTGGCGCCTCTGTTGGCCTGGTGCCTTTGCCTCTGAGCTATTTCCCATGGCTTGTTGTGACATTGGTTGCATATTGCGTGCTCGCGCAAATCACCAAGGCTTTGTATATCCGGCGCTTCGGGCAGTGGTTTTAA
- a CDS encoding extracellular solute-binding protein produces MKGFWAGAFAVTMLASTVSFGYAADSEPKWHTSSSLVGEPKYPAGFKHYDHVNPDAPKGGALNQVAVGTFNSFNPYVVQGVPAAGLAPFGGGMLYDTLMSDSLDQGSTQYPLIAEALQFPDDYSWVKFKLNPNAKWHDGQPITVDDVIWSFDVLKKQSPMYNKYYGDVEKAEKTGDHEVKFTFSEKGNRELPQILGQLAVLPKHWWEGKDAQGKQRDISRPTLEIPLGSAAYKIKSAVPGSSVVWERVADYWGKDLPDSVGRNNFDEVRYEYYLSEDATWEAFKKGGQYDYRNENRAQRWAEQYNFPAVQRGDVVKKSFPYNAVGRMQGYFLNTRKDKFKDPKVREALTYAFDFETMNRLLFFNQYTRINSYFSGNELQLDGPPTAEEKAILETVKDALPAAALTDEFKAPVYDTPQATRDNLRKALQLFGEAGWKLQNNKLVDANGKQFTIEFLDDGPTFERVHNLYIQNLKKIGIDARIRTVDAAQYQARLNDFDYDVISSVTPQTASPGNEQRDMWGSKAADFKGSRNYAGIKNPAIDKLIDRIIYAKDRDELVAASHALDRALLWNYYVIPQWYSDHINVAYWNKFGMPDKQPDYMGIDPFSWWIDPAKESKIKTGAQ; encoded by the coding sequence ATGAAGGGTTTTTGGGCGGGCGCTTTCGCAGTCACCATGTTAGCGAGCACGGTATCTTTTGGGTACGCTGCAGACAGCGAGCCAAAATGGCACACCTCTTCCAGCCTCGTTGGCGAACCCAAATATCCGGCTGGTTTCAAGCATTATGACCATGTGAATCCTGATGCGCCGAAAGGTGGCGCGCTCAATCAGGTCGCGGTTGGCACATTCAACAGCTTCAACCCTTATGTTGTTCAAGGTGTGCCAGCCGCTGGCCTCGCCCCATTCGGCGGCGGGATGCTTTACGACACATTGATGAGCGACTCTCTTGATCAAGGCTCAACACAATATCCGCTGATCGCCGAAGCCCTACAATTTCCTGATGATTATTCGTGGGTGAAGTTCAAGCTCAATCCCAATGCGAAATGGCATGATGGGCAGCCAATCACTGTCGATGACGTCATCTGGTCGTTCGACGTGCTGAAAAAGCAGTCTCCCATGTATAATAAATATTATGGCGACGTCGAAAAAGCCGAAAAGACCGGCGACCATGAAGTGAAGTTCACCTTCTCAGAAAAGGGCAATCGCGAACTTCCGCAAATCTTAGGACAGCTTGCCGTTCTTCCGAAGCACTGGTGGGAAGGCAAAGATGCGCAGGGAAAACAACGCGACATCAGCCGCCCGACACTCGAAATTCCGCTGGGGTCTGCTGCTTATAAAATCAAAAGCGCCGTCCCGGGAAGTTCGGTCGTATGGGAGCGCGTTGCCGATTATTGGGGCAAGGATTTGCCCGATAGTGTTGGCCGCAACAATTTTGATGAAGTGCGTTACGAGTATTACTTAAGCGAGGACGCAACCTGGGAAGCCTTCAAAAAAGGCGGCCAATACGATTATCGCAATGAGAACCGGGCGCAGCGCTGGGCCGAGCAATATAATTTTCCGGCAGTACAGCGCGGCGATGTGGTGAAAAAGTCGTTCCCATATAATGCTGTCGGGCGGATGCAGGGCTATTTCCTCAACACCCGCAAAGACAAGTTCAAGGATCCGAAAGTGCGTGAAGCGCTGACATACGCTTTCGATTTTGAAACCATGAACCGGTTGCTATTCTTCAACCAATATACCCGCATCAACAGCTATTTCTCCGGCAATGAATTGCAGCTCGATGGTCCGCCAACGGCTGAAGAAAAAGCCATTCTTGAAACGGTAAAGGATGCGCTGCCCGCAGCAGCCCTCACAGACGAGTTCAAAGCGCCCGTTTATGACACGCCACAGGCAACACGCGATAATTTGCGAAAAGCGCTGCAACTCTTTGGTGAAGCAGGCTGGAAACTACAGAACAACAAGCTGGTTGATGCCAATGGCAAGCAGTTCACGATTGAGTTTTTAGATGACGGCCCAACATTTGAACGCGTCCACAATCTCTATATCCAAAACCTGAAAAAGATCGGTATTGATGCGCGAATTCGCACCGTCGATGCTGCACAGTATCAGGCTCGCCTCAATGACTTCGACTATGATGTGATATCGTCTGTCACCCCGCAAACTGCCTCGCCGGGCAACGAGCAGCGCGATATGTGGGGCTCGAAAGCAGCGGACTTTAAAGGCAGCCGCAACTATGCGGGTATCAAGAATCCAGCCATCGACAAGCTGATTGATCGCATCATCTATGCGAAAGATCGCGACGAACTGGTAGCGGCAAGCCATGCCCTCGATCGTGCATTGTTGTGGAACTACTACGTCATTCCACAATGGTATTCGGACCACATCAATGTGGCTTATTGGAACAAGTTTGGTATGCCCGATAAGCAACCTGATTATATGGGAATTGACCCGTTTTCGTGGTGGATAGATCCTGCAAAGGAATCAAAGATCAAGACTGGCGCCCAGTAG
- a CDS encoding microcin C ABC transporter permease YejB — protein MGAYILRRLLLMIPTILGIMAISFAVVQFAPGGPVERVIAQLSGQGGDALDRISGGGADAGQTAIDSGSVNSKYRGAQGLDPQFIADLEKQFGFDKPPLERFGHMLWSYMSFDFGRSYFRDISVIDLIKEKMPVSISLGLWLTFLSYLISIPLGIRKAIKEGTRFDTWTSAIIIVGYAIPSFLFAILLIVLFAGGSFFDWFPLRGLTSPDFAQMSLWGKIGDYLWHMVLPVTALVLSAFATTTLLTKNSFLEEIRKQYVTTARAKGLTEHQVLYRHVFRNAMLIVIAGFPGAFISAFFTGSLLIETIFSLDGLGLLGYQSIINRDYPVVFASLFIFSLIGLLVGLLSDLMYTWIDPRIDFDRRDV, from the coding sequence ATGGGCGCATATATTTTACGCCGCCTGCTTTTAATGATCCCGACGATCCTCGGCATTATGGCCATATCTTTTGCGGTCGTTCAATTTGCGCCCGGTGGACCTGTTGAACGCGTGATCGCGCAGCTCTCCGGTCAGGGTGGCGACGCTCTTGATCGTATTTCCGGCGGTGGCGCTGATGCCGGACAAACCGCTATCGATAGCGGCTCGGTCAATTCCAAATATCGCGGTGCGCAAGGTCTTGATCCACAATTCATTGCCGACCTTGAAAAGCAATTCGGCTTCGACAAGCCGCCGCTTGAGCGTTTTGGTCATATGCTCTGGAGCTACATGAGTTTCGATTTTGGCCGTAGCTACTTCCGTGACATCAGCGTCATCGACCTGATCAAAGAAAAAATGCCGGTTTCAATCTCACTCGGCCTTTGGCTTACATTCCTTTCCTATCTGATTTCGATTCCGCTTGGCATTCGCAAGGCGATCAAGGAAGGCACGCGCTTTGATACATGGACCAGCGCGATCATCATCGTCGGCTACGCAATTCCGAGTTTTCTGTTTGCAATCCTGCTGATTGTACTTTTTGCGGGCGGCTCGTTCTTCGACTGGTTCCCGCTGCGCGGCCTCACATCGCCTGATTTTGCGCAAATGTCGCTCTGGGGCAAGATTGGCGATTATCTCTGGCACATGGTTCTACCCGTGACAGCACTTGTGCTTTCAGCCTTTGCCACGACAACGCTTCTGACCAAGAATTCATTTCTGGAAGAAATCCGCAAACAATATGTAACAACGGCACGCGCGAAGGGTCTGACGGAACATCAGGTGCTTTACCGCCACGTGTTTCGAAACGCCATGTTGATCGTCATTGCCGGTTTTCCAGGCGCATTTATCTCGGCCTTCTTTACCGGCTCACTGCTGATTGAAACGATCTTCTCGCTCGATGGTCTAGGCTTGCTCGGCTATCAGTCGATTATCAATCGCGATTATCCGGTCGTGTTTGCCAGCCTGTTTATTTTCTCGCTAATCGGCCTCTTGGTCGGGCTGTTGTCTGATCTGATGTACACATGGATTGACCCGCGCATCGACTTTGACCGGAGGGATGTGTGA
- a CDS encoding extracellular solute-binding protein: protein MTTLRMDRRHFLGLSGIAAIAVYLPEIAFAKLAVDKPLHGLSAFGELKYPPEFTHFDYVNPDAPKGGTFTLAPNTWYWNQNTATFNTLNTLTFKGDAPPRMELTFDGLMASALDEPDAVYGLIAESVTLSKDRRTCLFKLRKEARFHDGSPIEAKDVVFTYTTLKEKGHPLIRQTLAALETVKEIGSSQVEMHFAADRGVGAILDAVTLPILSKDWFKDRDFDTANMDVILGSGAYRVGKVVAGQSIEYDRVDDYWAKDLPVQRGSNNFDHLRIEFYRDRQPEFEAFKKGNIDFRRESIAKNWATAYDFPAIEQKKIIKRTFPREKRPLMQAWALNQRRERFRDPRVREAINLCFDFEWTNANLFYSTYERSQSNFNGSDFQAVGLPTPDEMKVLERYRGKIPDAAFGEVSLMPVSDGSGRDRKQFSRAIELMHAAGFERKNGQFHGKSGEKFSLEILSNSESFSRIYNPFVQKMRAIGIDASLRLVDPSQYQARIQDFDFDLVGIAMQFGATPTKESLASMFGSDSAKTPGSYNLPGTSDPIIDALIDDVGRVSTRDELIATIRVLDRYLRIRLEWIPNWTAANHLVAYWDRFGFKEPKPDYGFPVETLWWTKP, encoded by the coding sequence ATGACAACTCTTCGCATGGATCGCCGCCATTTTCTCGGGCTCTCAGGCATTGCAGCGATCGCTGTCTACCTGCCGGAAATTGCTTTTGCAAAGCTTGCCGTCGACAAGCCCTTGCATGGATTATCAGCCTTTGGCGAACTGAAATACCCGCCCGAATTCACGCATTTCGATTATGTGAACCCGGATGCACCCAAAGGCGGAACGTTCACGCTCGCGCCCAATACATGGTACTGGAATCAAAACACTGCCACCTTCAACACGCTGAATACGTTAACTTTCAAGGGTGACGCGCCGCCACGCATGGAGCTGACCTTTGATGGGCTCATGGCATCAGCGCTTGATGAGCCGGATGCGGTCTATGGACTGATTGCTGAAAGCGTCACGCTCTCCAAAGATCGGCGCACCTGTCTCTTTAAACTGCGCAAGGAAGCACGCTTTCACGATGGTTCGCCGATTGAAGCGAAAGACGTGGTATTCACGTACACGACGCTGAAAGAAAAGGGCCATCCGCTTATCCGGCAAACGCTTGCCGCGCTCGAGACTGTAAAGGAAATTGGGAGCAGCCAAGTCGAGATGCACTTTGCTGCAGACCGCGGTGTCGGCGCTATTCTTGATGCGGTGACGCTACCGATATTATCGAAAGACTGGTTTAAGGATCGCGATTTCGATACAGCCAATATGGACGTCATCCTCGGATCGGGCGCTTATCGCGTCGGAAAAGTGGTTGCTGGTCAGTCAATCGAATATGATCGTGTTGATGACTATTGGGCCAAAGATTTGCCTGTGCAGCGCGGCTCCAATAACTTCGATCATCTGAGGATCGAGTTTTATCGTGATCGTCAGCCGGAATTTGAAGCTTTCAAGAAAGGCAATATCGACTTCCGGCGGGAAAGCATCGCTAAAAACTGGGCTACGGCCTACGACTTCCCGGCCATTGAGCAGAAGAAGATTATCAAACGGACTTTTCCGCGAGAAAAGCGCCCTTTGATGCAGGCATGGGCGCTCAACCAGCGCCGCGAACGCTTTCGAGATCCACGGGTGCGCGAAGCAATCAATCTCTGTTTCGACTTTGAATGGACGAATGCGAACCTGTTCTATTCGACCTATGAACGCTCGCAATCCAATTTCAATGGCTCTGATTTTCAGGCCGTGGGCTTGCCGACACCAGATGAAATGAAAGTGCTGGAACGCTATCGCGGTAAAATTCCCGATGCAGCCTTTGGTGAAGTCTCTCTCATGCCCGTCTCGGACGGTTCCGGTCGCGACCGCAAACAGTTTTCGCGCGCGATTGAGCTGATGCATGCAGCGGGCTTTGAACGCAAAAACGGCCAGTTCCACGGCAAGAGCGGCGAAAAATTCTCGCTGGAGATCCTCAGCAATTCGGAAAGCTTTTCGCGCATCTATAATCCGTTTGTGCAAAAAATGCGGGCAATCGGCATTGATGCCAGTTTGCGACTGGTCGATCCAAGCCAATATCAGGCGCGAATACAGGATTTCGACTTCGATCTGGTGGGCATAGCGATGCAGTTTGGTGCAACGCCGACAAAAGAATCGCTCGCCAGCATGTTCGGCTCGGACTCAGCCAAGACACCGGGCAGCTATAATCTTCCGGGTACTTCCGACCCGATAATCGATGCATTGATCGACGATGTCGGACGGGTTTCCACTCGCGACGAGCTCATTGCAACGATACGGGTGTTAGATCGCTACTTGCGTATCCGGCTGGAGTGGATTCCAAATTGGACAGCAGCGAATCATCTGGTTGCCTATTGGGATCGGTTTGGCTTTAAGGAGCCGAAGCCCGATTATGGCTTTCCGGTCGAGACGCTTTGGTGGACTAAACCGTAA
- the lysM gene encoding peptidoglycan-binding protein LysM: MGIFDFVKSVGTKLGFGENEPKADDLKKELDSHNLGTDGVQVSVQGDKAVLTGNVKDQSAFEKAIIAVGNSLGVSKVEASELKVGGSGTTGAEPVFYTVKKGDNLWKIAEAQYGKGNGAKNDIIFEANKPMLTHPDKIYPGQVLRIPPL, translated from the coding sequence ATGGGAATTTTCGATTTCGTGAAGTCAGTTGGAACCAAGCTTGGTTTCGGAGAAAATGAACCCAAAGCCGATGACCTCAAGAAAGAGCTCGACTCACATAATCTTGGCACCGATGGCGTGCAGGTGAGTGTGCAGGGTGACAAGGCAGTCCTGACCGGCAACGTGAAGGATCAATCGGCTTTTGAAAAAGCCATCATCGCTGTCGGCAACTCGCTTGGTGTTTCCAAAGTGGAAGCCTCGGAACTGAAAGTCGGTGGCTCCGGAACGACCGGCGCTGAGCCTGTCTTCTACACAGTCAAGAAGGGCGACAATCTTTGGAAAATTGCCGAAGCGCAATATGGCAAAGGCAATGGCGCAAAGAATGACATCATCTTTGAAGCCAACAAACCGATGCTGACGCATCCGGACAAAATCTATCCGGGTCAGGTGCTGCGCATTCCGCCGCTCTAA